One Terriglobales bacterium genomic window, GACTCCTGACCCCTGACTACTGGCTGGCTGCGTGGACACGCTTGCCGATGTCGAAGGCGTAGTGGATGCCGGAGATGAGGGTGAGGGCGAAGGTGGACCACAGGCCGACGCGGGCAGCATAGAAAGTCCAGGGCACGGCCACGATCTGGCGCAGCAGCACGAAGAAGAGCGCGGCCACCTGGACCACGGTGTTGGCCTTGCCGTAGATACTGGGCTGGAAGGCGCGGAAGCTGGTGGTGGCATAGATGGTGGCGGAGATGGCCACGATGCAGACGTCGCGGCTCAGCACCAGCACGGTCACGTACCAGGGCACCTTGTGGGCGAAGGAGAGCACCAGGAAAAGGGTGGAGAGCAGGAGCTTGTCGGCGATGGGATCGAGGAAGCGGCCCAGCTCGGTCTTCTGGTGGAGCAGGCGGGCGAGCAGGCCGTCGAGGCCGTCGGAGAGCCCGGCGAGCACGAACAGCGCCAGGGCCCAGCCCCAGGCGCCGTCGAGCACGCAGATGACGATGAAGGGGATAAAGACCAGGCGCAGCAGGGTGAGCTGGTTGGGAAAGGTGCGGAGCTGGCGCAG contains:
- a CDS encoding CDP-alcohol phosphatidyltransferase family protein — its product is MLRQLRTFPNQLTLLRLVFIPFIVICVLDGAWGWALALFVLAGLSDGLDGLLARLLHQKTELGRFLDPIADKLLLSTLFLVLSFAHKVPWYVTVLVLSRDVCIVAISATIYATTSFRAFQPSIYGKANTVVQVAALFFVLLRQIVAVPWTFYAARVGLWSTFALTLISGIHYAFDIGKRVHAASQ